The Lutibacter profundi genome includes a region encoding these proteins:
- a CDS encoding alkaline phosphatase D family protein, which yields MNYFKLFFFLFVTLISCKTEEKSKKITDSKNTTTDFVIAFGSCNNQHAPNTLWDEIVKNNPNIWIWGGDVIYSDTEDMEYLKQNYLMLKNNESYSNFSRNMDILATWDDHDYGINDGGAEYPKKAASQQLFLDFFNVPNNDERRKQEGVYFSKDFTTMNKTIKIILLDTRYFRSALTPDTDTKKRYKPNKYGEGTMLGKVQWNWLKNQLENSKASYTIIVSSIQFLSSEHGYESWGNMPHEVDKLENLIKTTKSKNVIILSGDRHIAEFSKKNIAGLNYPLIDFTSSGLTHSYTNYSGEPNKYRVGNVVSKKNFGILKFNFKTNTVIMEIRGENNKLHETLTQNY from the coding sequence ATGAATTATTTTAAATTATTTTTCTTCTTATTTGTAACACTAATTTCTTGTAAAACTGAAGAAAAGTCAAAAAAAATTACAGATTCAAAAAACACTACAACCGATTTTGTAATTGCATTTGGATCTTGTAACAATCAACATGCACCAAATACTTTATGGGATGAAATTGTTAAAAACAATCCTAATATTTGGATATGGGGAGGTGACGTTATTTATTCTGACACTGAGGATATGGAATATTTAAAGCAAAATTACTTAATGCTGAAAAACAATGAAAGTTATTCTAATTTTAGTAGAAACATGGATATTCTTGCTACTTGGGATGATCACGATTATGGAATAAATGATGGTGGTGCCGAGTATCCTAAAAAAGCGGCATCACAACAATTATTTTTAGACTTTTTCAATGTCCCTAACAACGATGAAAGAAGGAAACAAGAAGGTGTTTATTTCTCGAAAGATTTCACCACAATGAACAAAACTATAAAAATTATTTTATTAGATACTCGTTATTTTAGAAGCGCTTTAACTCCTGATACCGACACCAAAAAAAGATATAAACCCAATAAATATGGAGAGGGAACTATGTTAGGAAAAGTACAATGGAATTGGCTTAAAAATCAGTTAGAAAACTCTAAAGCTTCTTATACCATAATTGTTAGCAGTATTCAATTTTTATCTTCAGAACACGGTTACGAAAGCTGGGGAAATATGCCACATGAAGTAGACAAACTAGAAAATTTAATAAAAACAACAAAATCAAAAAATGTAATTATCCTTTCTGGAGATAGACATATTGCTGAGTTTTCTAAAAAAAACATTGCAGGTTTAAACTACCCTTTAATAGATTTTACTTCTAGTGGGTTAACGCATTCATATACAAATTATAGTGGTGAGCCAAATAAGTATAGAGTTGGCAATGTAGTTTCAAAAAAGAACTTTGGAATTTTAAAGTTTAATTTTAAAACCAATACCGTAATTATGGAAATTAGAGGTGAAAACAATAAACTTCACGAAACCTTAACTCAAAATTACTAG